A window of Cellulomonas fimi contains these coding sequences:
- a CDS encoding MoaD/ThiS family protein, with amino-acid sequence MTTPTEASTATTGPAPITTGHRTAPAGTVTVRYFAAAAEAAGLDTEVLAAGTAADVVTEMTGRHPALAAVLPRCALLADGTRVEGADEVRAGVTLDVLPPFAGG; translated from the coding sequence GTGACGACGCCGACGGAGGCGTCGACCGCGACGACGGGACCCGCGCCCATCACAACCGGGCACCGGACGGCACCCGCCGGGACCGTGACAGTCCGGTACTTCGCCGCGGCCGCCGAGGCGGCGGGTCTCGACACCGAGGTCCTCGCCGCGGGCACCGCGGCGGACGTCGTCACCGAGATGACGGGCCGCCACCCCGCCCTCGCCGCGGTCCTGCCGCGCTGCGCGCTGCTCGCCGACGGCACGCGCGTCGAGGGCGCGGACGAGGTGCGTGCGGGCGTGACGCTCGACGTCCTCCCGCCGTTCGCGGGCGGCTGA
- a CDS encoding CopG family transcriptional regulator: MAMTLRLDPADEELLRTVAEREKRTMTDVVAIAVREHAARLDAADEDASLAARAARRSAAARAIRDSIADNTEALDLLSR; encoded by the coding sequence ATGGCGATGACGCTCAGGCTCGACCCGGCCGACGAGGAGCTGCTGCGCACGGTCGCGGAGCGGGAGAAGCGCACGATGACGGACGTCGTCGCGATCGCCGTCCGTGAGCACGCGGCCCGCCTCGACGCCGCCGACGAGGATGCCTCCCTCGCCGCTCGGGCCGCCCGGCGGTCGGCGGCAGCGCGGGCGATCCGCGACTCGATCGCCGACAACACCGAGGCGCTCGACCTGCTCTCGCGATGA
- the glp gene encoding gephyrin-like molybdotransferase Glp, protein MPTTTVMRTLDEHRAAALALATPLPTVDVGLTDALGHVLAQDVRTDEPLPRWDNSAMDGYAVRAADVRDASEAAPVTLRVVADLPAGSSGRPVVEPGTAARIMTGAPVPPGADAVVPVEDTDAGTVNVQVRASTAVGRHVRRTGEDAVPGDLVVAAGTLLGPAHVAAVASVGVAQVAVHRRPRVAVVSTGDELVAPGTALAHGQIPDSNSWLLAAAVREAGGEAMRLGPVGDDPDALRDLLHGLDGGVDAIVTSGGVSVGAFDVVKAALLDEPDVVFVPVAVQPGKPQGLGRLPGGTPVLALPGNPVSSFVSFELFVRPALLRMRGLADVERPTTTAVADDGWRTPPGRAQVMPVRFVAPTSAPTSEQPHPHVVRATAGGSGSHLVARLALAEGLAVVPPDTTVAPGDLVTVLRVAP, encoded by the coding sequence GTGCCGACGACCACCGTGATGCGGACCCTCGACGAGCACCGCGCGGCCGCGCTCGCGCTGGCCACGCCGCTGCCCACGGTCGACGTCGGCCTGACCGACGCGCTCGGGCACGTGCTCGCGCAGGACGTGCGCACCGACGAGCCGCTGCCGCGGTGGGACAACTCGGCGATGGACGGCTACGCCGTGCGCGCCGCCGACGTGCGCGACGCGTCCGAGGCCGCGCCCGTGACGCTGCGGGTCGTCGCCGACCTCCCGGCGGGGTCGTCGGGGCGCCCGGTCGTCGAGCCGGGGACCGCGGCGCGGATCATGACGGGCGCGCCCGTCCCGCCCGGTGCGGACGCCGTCGTCCCGGTCGAGGACACCGACGCCGGGACGGTGAACGTCCAGGTCAGGGCGTCGACGGCGGTCGGTCGGCACGTCCGGCGAACCGGCGAGGACGCCGTTCCGGGGGACCTCGTCGTCGCCGCGGGGACGCTGCTCGGCCCCGCGCACGTGGCCGCCGTCGCGTCGGTCGGCGTCGCCCAGGTCGCGGTGCACCGGCGGCCGCGCGTCGCGGTCGTCAGCACGGGCGACGAGCTCGTCGCGCCCGGCACGGCGCTCGCGCACGGGCAGATCCCCGACTCGAACTCGTGGCTGCTCGCCGCGGCGGTGCGCGAGGCGGGCGGCGAGGCGATGCGGCTCGGCCCGGTCGGCGACGACCCGGACGCGCTGCGCGACCTGCTGCACGGGCTCGACGGCGGCGTCGACGCGATCGTCACGTCGGGCGGGGTGAGCGTCGGCGCGTTCGACGTGGTCAAGGCCGCGCTGCTCGACGAGCCCGACGTGGTCTTCGTGCCCGTCGCCGTGCAGCCCGGCAAGCCGCAGGGACTCGGCCGGCTGCCCGGCGGGACGCCCGTGCTCGCTCTGCCCGGCAACCCTGTGAGCTCGTTCGTGTCCTTCGAGCTCTTCGTGCGGCCCGCGCTGCTGCGCATGCGTGGTCTCGCCGACGTCGAGCGCCCGACGACGACCGCCGTGGCGGACGACGGCTGGCGCACCCCGCCCGGCCGCGCCCAGGTCATGCCGGTGCGCTTCGTCGCCCCGACGTCCGCCCCGACCTCCGAGCAGCCCCACCCGCACGTCGTCCGCGCCACCGCGGGCGGCTCCGGATCCCACCTCGTCGCCCGCCTGGCCCTCGCCGAGGGGCTCGCGGTCGTCCCGCCCGACACCACGGTCGCGCCCGGCGACCTCGTCACCGTCCTGAGAGTCGCCCCATGA
- a CDS encoding DUF6457 domain-containing protein, with the protein MSTDPRRAPGADLPAWVEHVAAELGVDPALVDIERILDVATDVAHSVARPAVPVTMLVAGLAIASGRSGEDVLATARRAALAWASDENVLP; encoded by the coding sequence GTGAGCACAGACCCCCGCAGGGCGCCCGGCGCGGACCTGCCCGCCTGGGTGGAGCACGTCGCCGCCGAGCTCGGCGTCGACCCGGCGCTCGTCGACATCGAGCGCATCCTCGACGTCGCGACCGACGTCGCGCACTCCGTCGCCCGGCCGGCGGTCCCGGTGACCATGCTGGTCGCGGGCCTCGCGATCGCGTCCGGGCGCTCGGGCGAGGACGTGCTCGCGACGGCCCGCCGCGCCGCGCTGGCGTGGGCGTCCGACGAGAACGTGCTGCCGTGA
- a CDS encoding type II toxin-antitoxin system death-on-curing family toxin, whose translation MTTVVYVDMEDTLDFCELLGLYIRDEGALASALARPAAVVWGVEAYEGLHAKAAALLDALNRSHPLLDGNKRLSWTMTDVLYRLNGHRLVAEPHDVDRFVRAVGGDDHLTLEEIAGWLEAHARPLDAR comes from the coding sequence ATGACGACGGTCGTCTACGTCGACATGGAGGACACGCTCGACTTCTGCGAGCTGCTCGGCCTCTACATCCGCGACGAGGGGGCGCTCGCGTCCGCGCTCGCGCGCCCCGCGGCCGTCGTGTGGGGGGTCGAGGCGTATGAGGGCCTGCACGCGAAGGCGGCGGCGCTCCTCGACGCGCTCAACCGCTCACATCCGCTCCTGGACGGGAACAAGCGTCTCTCCTGGACGATGACGGACGTGCTCTACCGGCTCAACGGCCATCGGCTCGTCGCCGAGCCGCACGACGTCGACAGGTTCGTCCGGGCGGTCGGCGGCGACGACCACCTGACGCTCGAGGAGATCGCCGGCTGGCTGGAGGCGCACGCCCGCCCGCTCGACGCGCGGTAG
- a CDS encoding MogA/MoaB family molybdenum cofactor biosynthesis protein, with product MTTGHRDGRHAAVVVVSDRSAAGTREDRSGPLARDLLVEAGYAVAEPAVVPDGALPVQHAIEAAARDGARLVVTSGGTGVGPRDRTPEGTRAVLDRELPGIAELLRRESARTVPTAVLSRGLAGVTADGVVVVNLPGSPGGVRDNLATLLPLLDHLLDQVAGGDHG from the coding sequence GTGACCACGGGACACCGGGACGGGCGGCACGCGGCGGTCGTCGTCGTGTCCGACCGGTCGGCGGCGGGGACGCGCGAGGACCGGTCGGGACCGCTCGCGCGGGACCTGCTGGTCGAGGCCGGGTACGCGGTCGCCGAGCCCGCCGTCGTGCCCGACGGCGCCCTCCCCGTGCAGCACGCGATCGAGGCGGCGGCGCGCGACGGTGCGCGTCTGGTCGTGACGTCGGGCGGGACCGGCGTCGGGCCGCGCGACCGGACACCCGAGGGGACGCGTGCCGTGCTGGACCGCGAGCTGCCGGGGATCGCCGAGCTGCTGCGCCGCGAGTCGGCGCGGACCGTGCCGACGGCCGTCCTGTCCCGCGGGCTCGCGGGCGTGACCGCCGACGGGGTCGTCGTGGTGAACCTCCCCGGCTCCCCCGGGGGCGTCCGGGACAACCTCGCGACGCTGCTGCCGCTGCTGGACCACCTGCTCGACCAGGTCGCGGGGGGTGACCACGGATGA
- the mobA gene encoding molybdenum cofactor guanylyltransferase, with the protein MTFDAVVLAGGRAQRLGGTDKGSVVVAGRALVDHALAAVADASALVVVGPPSVARPGVLTVQESPPFGGPVAGLAAGLTALVATPAVEDAVPGDEEPAQRTGAAPDASVAAGDAGDPLVVVLACDVPGAARVVPALVAAALAAPEADGARLVAGDGSPQHLVAAYRRSALDAALAALPDGPRDASVRRLVAGLRLVDVRDPDDAAADADTWDDVRLLDARLSGGTIDPDDDRRTP; encoded by the coding sequence GTGACCTTCGACGCGGTCGTCCTCGCGGGCGGTCGCGCGCAGCGGCTCGGCGGTACCGACAAGGGGTCCGTCGTCGTCGCTGGTCGCGCCCTGGTCGACCACGCGCTCGCGGCCGTCGCCGACGCCAGTGCGCTCGTCGTCGTCGGGCCGCCCTCGGTCGCCCGACCGGGCGTGCTGACGGTCCAGGAGTCGCCGCCGTTCGGCGGCCCGGTCGCGGGCCTCGCGGCCGGTCTGACCGCGCTCGTGGCGACGCCCGCCGTCGAGGACGCCGTCCCGGGCGACGAGGAGCCGGCGCAGCGCACGGGTGCCGCGCCGGACGCGAGCGTGGCGGCGGGCGACGCCGGTGATCCGCTGGTCGTCGTCCTCGCGTGCGACGTGCCCGGGGCCGCGCGTGTCGTCCCGGCGCTCGTCGCTGCGGCGCTGGCCGCCCCCGAGGCCGACGGTGCCCGGCTCGTCGCGGGCGACGGGTCGCCGCAGCACCTCGTCGCGGCGTACCGCCGGTCCGCGCTCGACGCCGCGCTCGCGGCGCTCCCGGACGGCCCGCGCGACGCGTCGGTGCGGCGCCTGGTCGCGGGGCTGCGGCTGGTCGACGTCCGCGACCCCGACGACGCGGCGGCGGACGCGGACACGTGGGACGACGTGCGCCTCCTCGACGCCCGGCTGTCCGGTGGCACCATCGACCCTGACGACGATCGGAGGACACCGTGA
- a CDS encoding SDR family NAD(P)-dependent oxidoreductase has translation MDTTIALVTGATQGIGRETARRLVALGWTVWVGARDLTAGEAVATGLGGDARAVRLDVTDDTSVAEAVRVVDATHGRLDVLVNNAGVSGRVVGPRDTPAADFLPVYGVNVLGPVRVTHAFLPLLDRSAQPRVVMVSSGLGSFGVTTDPGRFESTIAGLAYPSSKAALNMITSQYAKVLEGYQVLAVDPGYTATGLNGFQGYQTVEQGADAVVAAATVGPDAPSGTFRDRSGAVPW, from the coding sequence ATGGACACCACGATCGCCCTCGTCACGGGGGCCACCCAGGGAATCGGGCGGGAGACCGCCCGCCGCCTCGTCGCGCTCGGCTGGACCGTCTGGGTCGGCGCGCGCGACCTCACCGCCGGCGAGGCCGTCGCCACCGGGCTCGGCGGCGACGCGCGGGCCGTGCGGCTCGACGTCACCGACGACACCTCCGTCGCCGAGGCCGTCCGCGTCGTCGACGCGACGCACGGCCGGCTCGACGTGCTCGTCAACAACGCCGGCGTCAGCGGGCGCGTCGTCGGGCCGCGGGACACCCCGGCCGCCGACTTCCTGCCCGTCTACGGCGTCAACGTGCTCGGACCCGTCCGGGTCACGCACGCGTTCCTGCCGCTGCTCGACCGGTCCGCGCAGCCGCGCGTCGTCATGGTGTCGAGCGGGCTCGGCTCGTTCGGCGTCACCACCGACCCGGGTCGCTTCGAGTCGACCATCGCCGGGCTCGCCTACCCGTCGTCGAAGGCCGCGCTCAACATGATCACGAGCCAGTACGCGAAGGTGCTGGAGGGGTACCAGGTCCTCGCGGTCGACCCGGGCTACACCGCGACCGGGCTCAACGGGTTCCAGGGGTACCAGACGGTCGAGCAGGGCGCCGACGCGGTCGTCGCCGCGGCGACGGTCGGACCCGACGCGCCGTCCGGCACCTTCCGCGACCGGTCGGGTGCGGTGCCCTGGTGA
- a CDS encoding alpha/beta hydrolase, translated as MSGRSDARPRARRRVAVALGALAVVLVLAVVGVAVMQRSIVFVPDRREPPPVASVLPGARDVELHTSDGLTLAAWYLPAADGCTSTVLVAPGNGGNRAGRASLASALRDAGFGVLLLEYRGYGGNPGSPSEEGLARDARAARDFLLDAGVPAASTVYLGESLGGAVASGLAAEHPPAALVLRSPFTTLADAARAVTGVPLGWLLRDRFDVVAHVGRVTVPVAVVHGDADTTVPDRLSRRVADAARRAGSTVVEVEVPGGGHNDRVLASGPALVGAVVDVATLGGAAPCT; from the coding sequence GTGAGCGGGCGGTCCGACGCTCGTCCGCGCGCCCGGCGCCGCGTCGCGGTCGCGCTCGGCGCGCTCGCCGTCGTGCTCGTCCTCGCCGTCGTGGGGGTCGCGGTCATGCAGCGGTCGATCGTGTTCGTCCCCGACCGCCGCGAGCCGCCCCCGGTCGCGTCCGTCCTGCCGGGCGCACGGGACGTCGAGCTGCACACGTCGGACGGGCTGACGCTCGCCGCCTGGTACCTGCCCGCTGCCGACGGGTGCACGTCGACCGTCCTCGTCGCGCCGGGCAACGGCGGGAACCGGGCCGGGCGGGCGTCGCTCGCGTCGGCGCTGCGCGACGCGGGGTTCGGGGTGCTGCTGCTCGAGTACCGCGGCTACGGCGGCAACCCGGGCTCGCCGTCGGAGGAGGGCCTCGCGCGCGACGCCCGCGCGGCACGCGACTTCCTGCTCGACGCCGGTGTCCCCGCCGCGTCGACGGTCTACCTCGGTGAGAGCCTCGGCGGCGCGGTCGCCAGCGGGCTGGCCGCCGAGCACCCGCCCGCCGCGCTCGTCCTGCGGTCGCCGTTCACGACGCTCGCCGACGCGGCGCGGGCCGTCACGGGCGTGCCGCTCGGGTGGCTGCTGCGCGACCGGTTCGACGTCGTCGCGCACGTCGGGCGGGTCACCGTGCCCGTCGCGGTCGTCCACGGCGACGCCGACACGACGGTCCCGGACCGGTTGAGCCGCCGGGTCGCCGACGCGGCGCGGCGGGCCGGGTCGACGGTCGTCGAGGTCGAGGTGCCGGGCGGCGGTCACAACGACCGCGTGCTGGCGTCCGGCCCGGCGCTGGTCGGCGCGGTCGTCGACGTCGCGACGCTCGGCGGCGCCGCGCCGTGCACGTGA
- a CDS encoding GNAT family N-acetyltransferase has translation MGPERRTERLVMRQWTEADLEPFARMNADPEVMEHFPAPLTREQSDALAARAQAGLAENGWGLWALEVDGRFAGFTGLNRPSWNPDLVEVGWRLPRWAWGHGYASEAAREALRVGFEEAGLDEIVSFTAVPNVRSQAVMRRIGMTRDPADDFDHPSVPHGHRLERHVLYRIARPAVGGDDPAAGRLARQRDN, from the coding sequence ATGGGACCCGAGCGGCGGACCGAGCGACTCGTCATGCGGCAGTGGACCGAGGCGGACCTCGAGCCGTTCGCGCGGATGAACGCGGACCCCGAGGTCATGGAGCACTTCCCGGCACCGCTGACCCGCGAGCAGAGCGACGCGCTCGCTGCCCGGGCGCAGGCCGGCCTGGCCGAGAACGGCTGGGGCCTGTGGGCGCTCGAGGTCGACGGCCGGTTCGCGGGCTTCACGGGCCTGAACCGCCCGTCGTGGAACCCGGACCTCGTCGAGGTCGGCTGGCGGCTGCCGCGGTGGGCGTGGGGGCACGGGTACGCGTCGGAGGCGGCCCGCGAGGCGCTGCGCGTCGGGTTCGAGGAGGCGGGCCTCGACGAGATCGTCTCCTTCACGGCCGTGCCGAACGTCCGCTCGCAGGCGGTGATGCGGCGCATCGGCATGACGCGCGACCCGGCCGACGACTTCGACCACCCGTCGGTCCCGCACGGGCACCGGCTCGAGCGGCACGTGCTGTACCGCATCGCCCGACCGGCGGTCGGCGGCGACGACCCGGCGGCGGGTAGGCTGGCGCGGCAACGCGACAACTGA
- the moaC gene encoding cyclic pyranopterin monophosphate synthase MoaC — protein sequence MTQPFTHLDAAGHARMVDVTHKQPTVRAATASGRVVCGPDVVAALRDGRVPKGDVLAVARVAGIAAAKRTAELLPLAHVIGVHGVVVDLRVEDDGVAIEATVRTADRTGVEMEALTAVSVTALAVVDMVKGLDKSVSIAAVRLEAKTGGKSGDWRREP from the coding sequence ATGACGCAGCCGTTCACCCACCTCGACGCCGCCGGCCACGCCCGGATGGTCGACGTCACGCACAAGCAGCCGACGGTCCGCGCGGCCACCGCCTCGGGGCGTGTCGTGTGCGGGCCGGACGTCGTGGCCGCGCTGCGCGACGGCAGGGTCCCGAAGGGCGACGTGCTCGCCGTCGCGCGTGTCGCGGGGATCGCCGCCGCCAAGCGGACGGCCGAGCTGCTGCCGCTCGCGCACGTCATCGGCGTGCACGGCGTCGTCGTCGACCTGCGCGTGGAGGACGACGGCGTCGCGATCGAGGCGACAGTCCGCACAGCCGACCGCACGGGCGTCGAGATGGAGGCGCTGACCGCCGTCTCGGTGACCGCGCTCGCGGTCGTCGACATGGTCAAGGGCCTCGACAAGTCCGTGTCGATCGCCGCCGTCCGGCTCGAGGCGAAGACCGGCGGCAAGTCGGGCGACTGGCGGCGCGAGCCGTGA
- the moaA gene encoding GTP 3',8-cyclase MoaA has protein sequence MTDLPMPTVRSSSSGDDARATPRDRAPRQVDAPRSDAPLVDRFGRPHHDLRISLTDRCSLRCTYCMPAEGVPWLARSTMLSTDEIVRVARVGVELGITEIRLTGGEPLLRVDVVDVVRRLTALTGPHGSPEVSLTTNALRLPALASALRDAGLSRVNISLDTLDRAKFIELTRRDKLVETLAGIAAADAAGLRPVKINAVAMRGVNDDEVVALTRFAVERGYQMRFIEQMPLDGGHTWDRTQMVTQAEILGRLTSAFTLTEVPGRGAAPAELWYVDGGPQTVGVIASVTAPFCAACDRLRLTADGQLRACLFAQDEVDVRAVVRDEALDDDAVADAFRRCLAGKKAGHGIGEPTFRQPDRPMSAIGG, from the coding sequence ATGACGGACCTGCCGATGCCGACCGTGCGGTCCTCGTCGTCCGGTGACGACGCCCGCGCCACGCCGCGCGACCGCGCGCCACGGCAGGTCGACGCGCCCCGCTCCGACGCCCCGCTCGTCGACCGGTTCGGGCGGCCGCACCACGACCTGCGCATCTCGCTGACCGACCGGTGCTCGCTGCGGTGCACGTACTGCATGCCCGCCGAGGGCGTCCCGTGGCTCGCCCGCTCGACGATGCTCAGCACCGACGAGATCGTGCGCGTCGCGCGCGTCGGGGTCGAGCTCGGGATCACCGAGATCCGCCTGACGGGCGGCGAGCCGCTGCTGCGCGTCGACGTCGTGGACGTCGTCCGGCGGCTCACGGCCCTCACCGGCCCGCACGGCAGCCCCGAGGTCTCGCTCACGACCAACGCGCTCCGGCTCCCCGCGCTCGCGTCCGCGCTGCGGGACGCCGGGCTGTCGCGGGTGAACATCAGCCTCGACACGCTCGACCGCGCGAAGTTCATCGAGCTCACGCGGCGCGACAAGCTCGTCGAGACGCTCGCGGGCATCGCCGCCGCCGACGCGGCCGGGCTCCGGCCCGTGAAGATCAACGCCGTCGCGATGCGCGGCGTGAACGACGACGAGGTCGTGGCGCTCACGCGGTTCGCGGTCGAGCGCGGGTACCAGATGCGCTTCATCGAGCAGATGCCGCTCGACGGCGGCCACACGTGGGACCGCACGCAGATGGTCACGCAGGCCGAGATCCTCGGCCGGCTGACCTCAGCGTTCACGCTCACCGAGGTGCCGGGCCGCGGCGCTGCCCCCGCCGAGCTCTGGTACGTCGACGGCGGACCGCAGACCGTCGGCGTCATCGCGTCCGTCACCGCGCCGTTCTGCGCGGCGTGCGACCGGCTGCGGCTCACCGCCGACGGGCAGCTGCGCGCGTGCCTGTTCGCGCAGGACGAGGTCGACGTGCGCGCGGTCGTGCGGGACGAGGCGCTCGACGACGACGCCGTCGCCGACGCGTTCCGGCGCTGCCTCGCGGGCAAGAAGGCCGGTCACGGCATCGGCGAGCCGACGTTCCGGCAGCCCGACCGGCCGATGAGCGCGATCGGCGGCTGA
- a CDS encoding molybdenum cofactor biosynthesis protein MoaE, translating to MTVLARIEERPLDLLFHVEHVSDARAGAVATFVGLVRDHDPSVDGKIVALEYSAHPDAAAVLTRLAERAAADDDVLGLAVSHRVGRLEVGEAAIVCAVATAHRAEAFDVCRALVETVKAELPVWKREILADGSHVWVGMS from the coding sequence ATGACCGTGCTGGCGCGGATCGAGGAGCGGCCGCTTGACCTGCTGTTTCACGTGGAACATGTGAGCGACGCGCGGGCGGGGGCCGTCGCGACCTTCGTCGGGCTCGTCCGCGACCACGACCCGTCGGTGGACGGGAAGATCGTCGCGCTGGAGTACAGCGCGCACCCCGACGCAGCGGCGGTCCTGACGCGGCTCGCCGAGCGGGCGGCGGCGGACGACGACGTGCTCGGGCTCGCGGTGAGCCACCGCGTCGGGCGGCTCGAGGTCGGCGAGGCGGCGATCGTCTGCGCCGTCGCGACCGCGCACCGCGCCGAGGCGTTCGACGTGTGCCGGGCGCTCGTCGAGACCGTCAAGGCCGAGCTGCCCGTCTGGAAGCGCGAGATCCTCGCGGACGGGTCGCACGTGTGGGTGGGGATGTCATGA
- a CDS encoding SRPBCC family protein → MPTIDQTIEVAVPISTAYDQWTQFEEFPHFMGGVEEVRQVTDTLTHWRTSIGGVEREFDAQITDQHPDQRVAWRSVDGPAHEGVVTFEAIDAGTTRVHVETRWEPDSLVEKAGAAVGADDLQVKADLKRFKEFIENRGTETGAWRGDV, encoded by the coding sequence ATGCCGACGATCGACCAGACCATCGAGGTGGCCGTCCCGATCAGCACCGCCTACGACCAGTGGACGCAGTTCGAGGAGTTCCCGCACTTCATGGGTGGCGTCGAGGAGGTGCGTCAGGTCACGGACACGCTCACGCACTGGCGGACCTCGATCGGCGGTGTGGAGCGGGAGTTCGACGCGCAGATCACCGACCAGCACCCGGACCAGCGCGTCGCGTGGCGCAGCGTCGACGGCCCCGCGCACGAGGGCGTCGTGACGTTCGAGGCGATCGACGCGGGCACGACGCGCGTGCACGTCGAGACCCGGTGGGAGCCGGACTCGCTCGTCGAGAAGGCCGGCGCCGCCGTCGGTGCCGACGACCTGCAGGTGAAGGCCGACCTCAAGCGGTTCAAAGAATTCATCGAGAACCGCGGCACCGAGACGGGTGCCTGGCGCGGCGACGTCTGA
- a CDS encoding helix-turn-helix transcriptional regulator translates to MDRGELAQVLRRARARLSPQDVGLPAGERRRVGGLRREEVALLAGVSVDYVVRLEQGRGPRPSPQVLRALARALRLDDDESAELFHLAGSTPPLPGTVDDVVRPSVQRLMDRLVDLPVMLLDARGDVLAWNAMASALLGDWSSVPVRERNVNRIRFLGTTPYGPRTRVAMSPGEREETAAQAVAALRTATARYPKDARLNELIAELRRESPDFERMWQEGGASLWRSHRKSVDHPTVGRVTLDCDALHVPDSDQALIVYSAPPGSPAADALALLRVIGTQTLTPTAGTAATRD, encoded by the coding sequence ATGGATCGTGGGGAGCTCGCCCAGGTGCTGCGGCGTGCGCGTGCGCGCCTGTCGCCGCAGGACGTCGGCCTGCCGGCCGGGGAGCGGCGTCGCGTCGGGGGTCTGCGCCGCGAGGAGGTCGCGCTCCTCGCGGGCGTGAGCGTCGACTACGTCGTGCGGCTCGAGCAGGGCCGTGGACCGCGACCGTCGCCGCAGGTCCTGCGTGCGCTCGCCCGGGCGCTGCGGCTCGACGACGACGAGAGCGCCGAGCTGTTCCACCTGGCGGGCTCGACGCCGCCGCTGCCGGGCACCGTCGACGACGTCGTGCGCCCCAGCGTGCAGCGCCTGATGGACCGCCTCGTCGACCTGCCGGTGATGCTGCTCGACGCGCGCGGCGACGTGCTCGCGTGGAACGCGATGGCGTCGGCGCTGCTCGGTGACTGGTCGTCGGTGCCGGTGCGCGAGCGCAACGTCAACCGGATCCGGTTCCTCGGCACGACGCCCTACGGCCCGCGGACGCGCGTCGCGATGTCGCCCGGTGAGCGCGAGGAGACCGCGGCGCAGGCGGTCGCGGCGCTGCGGACCGCGACGGCCCGCTACCCGAAGGACGCCCGCCTGAACGAGCTGATCGCCGAGCTGCGGCGCGAGAGCCCGGACTTCGAGCGGATGTGGCAGGAGGGCGGCGCGAGCCTCTGGCGCAGTCACCGCAAGTCGGTCGACCACCCGACCGTCGGACGCGTGACGCTCGACTGCGACGCGCTGCACGTCCCCGACAGCGACCAGGCGCTCATCGTCTACTCGGCCCCGCCCGGCAGCCCCGCCGCCGACGCGCTCGCGCTCCTGCGCGTCATCGGGACGCAGACGCTGACGCCGACCGCGGGCACGGCTGCGACGCGCGACTGA